One window from the genome of Serinibacter salmoneus encodes:
- a CDS encoding glycogen debranching N-terminal domain-containing protein, translated as MTHPAGTAATPSPHPANQPDAAAPVAATAAPPSPSTLGSDVLLAAPTQVWAAHDGSIDAAGTSSTRVQGLHHADWRYLPRLRWSFQDEGERLSGHVTARAARHLWALRNLDATKDPRHTVLHERALSPGTLGETVTVHNAGNTPVTVSVRADLTIAVTALHRVRSGLPVAEAGHLRHVEHGVDLTAGPRGVGVRAPGGDLGITRGSVAKDATGVGPGAHEVDLAAHWQVILAPGESRTVRLEIRVRDEDAVIAPAEHTLAPLPTTGQAGLDAWASTAVADLDALLLRLTGAPDTVFAAAGAPWYLTLFGRDSLWTALLLLPHDPRLAWGTARALARHQGRAHEPVSCQAPGKILHELRAEGHEVPREGLRFPPVYYGSVDATALWIVLVREAFRADPDRQSLRDLGPALHAALAWLTGELRGAEGNARFLRYLDAAGTGLANQGWKDSSDAVQFHDGRQASGPVALCEAQGYAHRALLAGAELLEILGEGEPTALRTVADDLAAAFRKAFWVEVDGRRYPALALDAEGAPVDALTSNPGHLLGTGLLSAAEERAVADLMVAPDMRSGFGLRTLSTTSAGYWPLSYHCGSVWAHDTAIVIDGMLRVGLPEHARVLASELVAAASALGGRMPELYGGQDAAATGAPVGYPTTCLPQAWSAAAVAAVARALTD; from the coding sequence ATGACACACCCGGCCGGCACCGCCGCCACCCCCTCCCCCCACCCCGCGAACCAGCCGGACGCTGCGGCTCCCGTGGCTGCGACCGCCGCCCCGCCCAGCCCCAGCACCCTGGGCAGCGACGTGCTCCTCGCCGCACCCACTCAGGTGTGGGCGGCGCACGACGGGAGCATCGATGCGGCAGGCACATCCAGCACCCGCGTCCAGGGCCTGCACCACGCGGACTGGCGGTATCTGCCCCGGCTGCGCTGGTCCTTCCAGGACGAGGGCGAGCGCCTCTCTGGGCACGTCACCGCCCGCGCCGCCCGGCACCTGTGGGCGCTGCGGAACCTCGACGCCACCAAGGACCCCCGCCACACCGTGCTCCACGAGCGGGCGCTGAGCCCGGGCACACTCGGCGAGACCGTGACCGTGCACAACGCCGGCAACACCCCCGTCACCGTATCGGTGCGTGCCGACCTGACCATCGCCGTCACCGCCCTGCACCGGGTGCGCTCCGGCCTGCCCGTAGCCGAGGCCGGCCACCTGCGCCACGTCGAGCATGGCGTCGACCTCACCGCGGGTCCGCGCGGTGTCGGGGTCCGCGCGCCCGGTGGCGACCTCGGGATCACCCGGGGCTCGGTCGCGAAGGACGCCACCGGGGTGGGACCGGGCGCGCACGAGGTCGACCTCGCGGCGCACTGGCAGGTCATCCTGGCACCCGGCGAGTCGCGAACCGTACGGCTGGAGATCCGGGTGCGTGACGAGGACGCCGTCATCGCACCCGCCGAGCACACCCTCGCTCCCCTGCCGACCACCGGGCAGGCGGGGCTCGACGCCTGGGCGAGCACCGCCGTCGCGGACCTCGACGCCCTGTTGCTACGCCTGACGGGTGCGCCCGACACGGTGTTCGCGGCCGCGGGCGCCCCCTGGTACCTCACGCTGTTCGGGCGGGACTCGCTGTGGACCGCGCTGCTTCTGCTGCCCCACGACCCGCGGCTCGCCTGGGGCACCGCACGGGCCCTGGCCCGGCACCAGGGGAGGGCACACGAGCCGGTCTCGTGTCAGGCACCCGGGAAGATCCTCCACGAACTGCGCGCCGAAGGACACGAGGTGCCGCGGGAGGGCCTGAGGTTCCCCCCGGTGTACTACGGGAGCGTGGACGCGACGGCGCTGTGGATCGTGCTGGTGCGCGAGGCGTTCCGTGCCGATCCGGACCGGCAGTCGCTGCGCGACCTCGGCCCCGCCCTGCACGCCGCGCTGGCCTGGCTGACCGGGGAGCTGCGAGGGGCCGAGGGGAACGCGCGATTCCTGCGGTACCTCGACGCCGCGGGCACCGGGCTGGCGAACCAGGGCTGGAAGGACTCCAGCGACGCCGTGCAGTTCCACGACGGCCGCCAGGCGTCAGGACCCGTGGCCCTGTGCGAGGCGCAGGGGTACGCCCACCGGGCGCTGCTCGCGGGAGCGGAGCTCCTGGAGATCCTGGGAGAGGGTGAGCCGACGGCGTTGCGCACCGTGGCAGACGATCTCGCCGCGGCCTTCCGCAAGGCGTTCTGGGTCGAGGTGGACGGCCGTCGCTATCCCGCGCTCGCGCTGGACGCCGAGGGCGCGCCGGTGGATGCGCTCACCTCCAACCCCGGGCACCTGCTGGGCACGGGTCTCCTCTCGGCCGCCGAGGAGCGTGCGGTGGCCGACCTCATGGTCGCGCCGGACATGCGGTCAGGATTCGGGTTGCGCACACTCTCGACCACCAGCGCCGGGTACTGGCCGTTGTCCTACCACTGCGGCAGTGTGTGGGCGCATGACACGGCGATCGTCATCGACGGCATGCTCCGGGTCGGCCTGCCGGAGCACGCACGGGTGCTGGCGAGCGAGCTCGTGGCCGCAGCCTCCGCCCTGGGCGGGCGGATGCCGGAGCTCTACGGCGGGCAGGACGCCGCCGCCACCGGTGCGCCCGTGGGGTACCCGACCACCTGCCTCCCGCAGGCGTGGAGCGCCGCGGCCGTGGCCGCCGTCGCCCGAGCACTGACCGACTGA
- the purS gene encoding phosphoribosylformylglycinamidine synthase subunit PurS, with amino-acid sequence MPRIVVEVMPKPEILDPQGKAVNGALPRLGFHGISQVRQGKRFELTVPGEVTEEMLAQVREAATTLLSNPVIEDVVRVEVEES; translated from the coding sequence ATGCCGCGCATCGTCGTCGAGGTCATGCCCAAGCCCGAGATCCTGGACCCGCAAGGGAAGGCCGTCAACGGCGCCCTCCCACGGCTGGGCTTCCACGGCATCAGCCAGGTCCGCCAGGGCAAGCGCTTCGAGCTCACCGTCCCCGGCGAGGTGACCGAGGAGATGCTGGCGCAGGTGCGCGAGGCAGCGACCACCCTGCTCTCGAATCCCGTGATCGAAGACGTCGTGCGCGTCGAGGTGGAGGAGTCGTGA
- the purQ gene encoding phosphoribosylformylglycinamidine synthase subunit PurQ, translating to MTLAGARIGVVTFPGTLDDRDAARAVRLAGGSAVPLWHGEEDLHGVDAIVLPGGFSYGDYLRAGAIARFSPVMTALVEAANAGMPVLGICNGFQMLTEAHLLPGSMIKNDHLHFVCRDQVLRVENASTAWSSDFRAGQEITIPLKNQDGQYVADERTLDELEGSGRVVFRYVGWNPNGSRRDIAGITNARGNVVGLMPHPEHAVEPGFGPDGAAGPRTGTDGLGFFTSALRSVLATA from the coding sequence GTGACCCTCGCCGGAGCCCGGATCGGGGTCGTCACCTTCCCCGGCACGCTGGATGATCGGGACGCCGCGCGCGCCGTTCGCCTCGCGGGTGGCTCCGCGGTGCCGCTGTGGCACGGCGAGGAGGATCTGCACGGGGTCGACGCGATCGTGCTGCCCGGCGGCTTCTCCTACGGCGACTACCTGCGGGCCGGGGCGATCGCGCGCTTCTCCCCGGTCATGACGGCGCTCGTGGAGGCCGCGAACGCCGGCATGCCGGTGCTCGGCATCTGCAACGGGTTCCAGATGCTCACCGAGGCGCACCTGCTGCCCGGTTCGATGATCAAGAACGACCACCTGCACTTCGTGTGCCGCGACCAGGTGCTGCGCGTGGAGAACGCGAGCACCGCGTGGAGCAGCGACTTCCGCGCCGGCCAGGAGATCACCATCCCCCTGAAGAACCAGGACGGGCAGTACGTGGCCGACGAGCGCACGCTGGACGAGCTCGAGGGGTCAGGGCGCGTGGTGTTCCGCTACGTGGGCTGGAACCCGAACGGGTCGCGCCGCGACATCGCTGGGATCACCAATGCCCGCGGGAACGTGGTGGGCCTGATGCCGCACCCGGAGCACGCCGTGGAGCCCGGGTTCGGGCCGGACGGCGCCGCGGGCCCGCGCACCGGCACGGACGGCCTGGGGTTCTTCACCTCCGCGCTGCGCTCCGTGCTCGCCACCGCCTGA
- a CDS encoding phosphoribosylaminoimidazolesuccinocarboxamide synthase, protein MTHHPAATAVPASLPGWRHIAAGKVRDLYEPTAENPDWDSDVVLVVASDRISAYDHVLATPIPDKGRILTALSVWWFEQLADIVPHHLLSLEVPPAVAGRAMICRRLEMYPVECVARGYLTGSGLVEYREDRSVCGVPLPEGLVDGSRLPEAIFTPAAKAAVGEHDANITYERVAEMVGDGAAHRLREVTLALYSRAERIARERGVILADTKVELGADPRGDAFVLGDEVLTPDSSRFWDAELWEPGGAQPSFDKQFVRDWLTSTDSGWDRASDAPPPPLPATVVQRTRARYVEAYERLTGRVFE, encoded by the coding sequence GTGACGCACCATCCCGCCGCCACCGCCGTACCCGCATCGCTGCCCGGCTGGCGCCACATCGCTGCCGGCAAGGTCCGCGATCTCTATGAGCCCACCGCCGAGAACCCCGACTGGGACAGCGACGTGGTGCTCGTGGTGGCCAGCGACCGGATCAGCGCCTACGACCACGTGCTTGCCACGCCGATCCCGGACAAGGGCCGCATCTTGACCGCGCTCAGCGTCTGGTGGTTCGAGCAGCTCGCCGACATCGTGCCGCACCACCTCCTGTCCCTCGAGGTGCCGCCGGCCGTGGCCGGGCGCGCGATGATCTGCCGCCGCCTGGAGATGTACCCCGTGGAGTGCGTGGCCCGCGGCTACCTCACGGGCTCCGGCCTGGTGGAGTACCGCGAGGACCGGTCGGTGTGCGGGGTCCCCCTGCCCGAGGGCCTGGTGGACGGCAGCCGGCTCCCGGAGGCGATCTTCACACCCGCGGCCAAGGCCGCCGTGGGTGAGCACGACGCGAACATCACCTACGAGCGGGTCGCCGAGATGGTGGGCGACGGCGCGGCCCACCGCCTGCGGGAGGTCACCCTTGCCCTGTACTCCCGGGCGGAGCGGATCGCGCGCGAACGGGGCGTGATCCTCGCCGACACGAAGGTCGAACTGGGTGCCGATCCCCGCGGCGACGCCTTTGTGCTGGGTGATGAGGTCCTCACCCCCGACTCCTCCCGGTTCTGGGACGCCGAACTCTGGGAGCCCGGGGGAGCCCAGCCCAGTTTCGACAAGCAGTTCGTGCGCGACTGGCTCACCTCGACCGACTCCGGTTGGGACCGCGCGAGCGATGCTCCGCCGCCCCCGTTGCCGGCAACCGTGGTCCAGCGCACCCGTGCTCGATACGTCGAGGCGTACGAGCGATTGACCGGTCGCGTCTTCGAGTGA
- a CDS encoding TNT domain-containing protein, protein MSSIPDTSREQSLLARAAHALRGQAAAHPNPWVTAHLEFSQAADSYSSRAYLMPPGSAPVRLETPQQAVESLAELRELQATPERGAWLSLILSIGAETDQLGVEVNHQERPYWNAPMLRMLLPADQEQPSPAVPSDQEWLEDLRRHPRAVDQVPAWLVLAAGEGTDPMPLPAAEDATATATATQIIPAEPAPTLAMPATAPDTAPAAPEEPGDRGGHAEPGIAASPDPHLPLAAQFRARLAEVGYPADAVILPGDTADHPPLEGAMEVSTIGREVTVGIRDYGELEIVHRAVDEPAAYTWLWEYLSLPLPAARPVPRTDLHQRVDAYRPTLAAFYEQVRHAGGPHLATLPPGVALDRIGAIDGVYLFPWGTPVPLRALPAESPDARLYQVLTAAPLEVEVEIVRPWFGQPGGALRFRIAADGVGVRQLILAGSLLEVTVGA, encoded by the coding sequence ATGAGTTCGATCCCTGACACCTCGCGGGAGCAGAGCCTGCTCGCCCGTGCCGCACATGCGTTGCGCGGCCAGGCCGCCGCTCATCCGAACCCGTGGGTCACGGCGCACCTGGAGTTCTCGCAGGCCGCGGACTCCTACTCCTCGCGCGCCTACCTGATGCCCCCGGGATCCGCCCCCGTTCGCCTCGAGACCCCGCAGCAGGCGGTCGAGTCGCTCGCGGAACTGCGGGAGCTCCAGGCCACCCCCGAGCGCGGTGCCTGGCTCTCCCTCATCCTCTCGATCGGCGCGGAGACGGACCAGCTCGGTGTCGAGGTCAACCACCAGGAGCGGCCCTACTGGAACGCGCCGATGCTGCGGATGCTGCTGCCGGCCGACCAGGAGCAGCCCTCCCCCGCCGTCCCCTCCGACCAGGAGTGGCTGGAGGACCTGCGCCGTCACCCACGAGCCGTGGATCAGGTGCCCGCGTGGCTCGTGCTGGCCGCGGGCGAGGGGACCGACCCGATGCCGCTGCCTGCCGCCGAGGACGCCACGGCCACGGCCACGGCCACGCAGATCATCCCCGCGGAACCGGCGCCCACCCTCGCCATGCCGGCCACCGCGCCGGACACCGCGCCGGCGGCTCCCGAGGAGCCCGGTGACCGGGGCGGGCACGCCGAGCCGGGGATCGCAGCGAGCCCCGACCCCCATCTTCCTCTCGCGGCGCAGTTCCGAGCGAGGCTCGCAGAGGTCGGCTACCCGGCCGACGCCGTCATCCTGCCCGGGGATACCGCGGACCACCCGCCGCTCGAGGGCGCGATGGAGGTCAGCACGATCGGTCGCGAAGTCACGGTGGGCATCCGGGACTACGGCGAACTCGAGATCGTGCACCGAGCCGTCGATGAACCCGCCGCCTACACCTGGCTGTGGGAGTACCTCTCCCTGCCGCTGCCCGCCGCCCGCCCCGTGCCACGCACCGACCTGCACCAGCGTGTCGATGCCTACCGCCCCACCCTTGCCGCCTTCTACGAGCAGGTGCGGCACGCCGGCGGGCCGCACCTGGCCACGCTGCCGCCGGGGGTTGCGCTGGACAGGATCGGCGCCATCGACGGTGTGTACCTCTTCCCCTGGGGCACGCCGGTACCGCTCCGAGCGCTGCCGGCCGAGAGCCCCGATGCCCGCCTCTACCAGGTCCTGACCGCCGCGCCCTTGGAGGTGGAGGTGGAGATCGTGCGCCCGTGGTTCGGCCAGCCCGGAGGTGCGCTGCGGTTCCGCATCGCCGCCGACGGCGTAGGCGTGCGCCAACTCATCCTCGCCGGCAGCCTGCTCGAGGTGACCGTGGGCGCCTGA
- a CDS encoding ROK family protein → MSQGPGEFLRLIRSGEATTRGELLAATGMSRISVAQRVDALLAAGVIRPAGDGGATGGRRSVRFVFEPATVALVAALEVDSGLLAVVDAHGIVHARLDLDTHVADGPEATLRRVADGFSRLMAEHDVPAERVIAMGVSVPGPIDPTTGRLEEPPIMPGWGGWPITETLQEFLDVPVYVENDADAMAYGEWSRGRALPGRPLVLVKASEYIGAGLVIDGKIYRGLDGGAGDIGHVPIGGHRLCRCGRTGCLASEASGRAVLDRLAEQGLDEADLTDLTELAARAEAGDAAVAATLRHAGEQIGRVLGSVAAVMNPAMIVIAGTLQSVTLVAAIRSAVYATALPRATRHLEITTDTLHRDCAPVGLARVAFDGEYAPAAVDARLENET, encoded by the coding sequence ATGAGTCAAGGACCGGGCGAGTTCCTTCGCCTCATTCGATCGGGCGAGGCCACGACCCGCGGGGAACTGCTCGCGGCCACCGGGATGTCCCGCATCTCGGTGGCCCAGCGGGTGGACGCGCTCCTGGCCGCCGGGGTCATCCGACCCGCCGGTGATGGGGGCGCCACGGGGGGACGGCGCTCGGTCCGTTTCGTCTTCGAGCCGGCGACCGTGGCATTGGTCGCCGCCCTGGAGGTCGACTCCGGGCTGCTGGCCGTGGTGGACGCACACGGCATCGTCCACGCCCGCCTGGACCTGGACACCCACGTCGCCGACGGCCCCGAGGCCACCCTGCGCCGGGTGGCCGACGGGTTCTCCCGGTTGATGGCGGAGCACGACGTGCCCGCCGAGCGGGTCATCGCCATGGGGGTCTCGGTGCCCGGCCCGATCGACCCGACCACGGGGCGCCTGGAGGAGCCGCCGATCATGCCCGGCTGGGGCGGTTGGCCCATCACCGAGACCCTTCAGGAGTTCCTGGACGTTCCCGTCTACGTGGAGAACGATGCCGACGCGATGGCCTACGGCGAATGGTCGCGCGGGCGGGCGCTCCCCGGCCGGCCGCTCGTGCTGGTCAAGGCGTCCGAGTACATCGGCGCCGGTCTGGTGATCGACGGGAAGATCTACCGCGGACTGGACGGCGGCGCCGGGGACATCGGTCACGTGCCGATCGGTGGGCATCGCCTGTGTCGGTGTGGCCGCACCGGATGCCTCGCGAGCGAGGCAAGTGGACGCGCCGTGCTCGACCGCCTCGCCGAGCAGGGGCTGGACGAGGCCGACCTCACGGACCTCACCGAGCTCGCCGCACGAGCCGAGGCGGGGGACGCGGCCGTGGCCGCCACCCTCCGCCACGCCGGGGAGCAGATCGGCCGCGTGCTGGGCAGCGTGGCCGCGGTGATGAACCCCGCGATGATCGTCATCGCCGGGACACTGCAGTCGGTCACCCTCGTGGCCGCGATCCGCTCCGCGGTCTATGCCACCGCACTCCCCCGAGCCACCCGCCACCTCGAGATCACCACCGACACCCTGCACCGGGACTGCGCCCCCGTGGGGCTCGCGCGCGTCGCCTTCGACGGCGAGTACGCGCCGGCCGCCGTGGACGCCCGCCTGGAGAACGAGACCTGA
- a CDS encoding META domain-containing protein, which produces MDTSYVRRTRRLLVPALGAASAALLVAGCATGTGTTAADTDSPSDPASESVPSLGTDQPLPSTDWGLTAIVGPDGLTELDGHDYTLDLSLLEEFDPLDDRGDAEIDPDEAGTLAGVEICNSWRGTITGWPDEVKHAPDRSMTLAGCGPSEPRPEVSDALMEFTSAAWDVDTLVLTGPTYELTYRTEEWVLAQGLPGTEWRLLSARHGEEEVAPFRLADEGAGMFTLTVDDPREPTRFTGTAFCNGYGAEVTGWPEAPAITEIDLTATACAADTDGLEAIYAGALAAVTQVRWDGREMWLSGPDTETGTADTSLHFTLATE; this is translated from the coding sequence ATGGACACCTCATACGTGCGCCGAACCCGACGTCTCCTCGTGCCCGCGCTGGGCGCCGCGAGCGCCGCCCTGCTGGTGGCGGGTTGCGCGACGGGGACCGGGACCACCGCAGCCGACACGGACAGCCCGAGCGACCCAGCCTCTGAGTCCGTGCCCAGCCTCGGCACCGACCAGCCCCTGCCCAGCACCGACTGGGGGCTCACCGCGATCGTGGGCCCGGACGGACTCACCGAGCTCGACGGGCACGACTACACCCTGGACCTCTCACTCCTGGAGGAGTTCGATCCGTTGGATGACCGCGGTGACGCCGAGATCGACCCCGACGAGGCCGGCACCCTCGCGGGCGTCGAGATCTGCAACAGCTGGCGGGGCACCATCACCGGATGGCCGGACGAGGTTAAGCACGCCCCCGACCGCTCCATGACCCTGGCCGGATGCGGACCATCCGAGCCGCGCCCCGAGGTGTCCGACGCCCTCATGGAGTTCACCTCCGCGGCCTGGGACGTCGACACCCTGGTGCTGACCGGCCCCACCTATGAACTCACGTACCGCACCGAGGAGTGGGTGCTCGCGCAGGGCCTGCCCGGCACCGAGTGGAGGCTCCTGAGCGCCAGGCATGGCGAGGAGGAGGTCGCGCCGTTCCGACTCGCGGACGAGGGCGCGGGGATGTTCACCCTCACCGTGGACGACCCCCGGGAGCCCACGCGGTTCACCGGCACCGCCTTCTGCAACGGCTACGGCGCCGAGGTCACCGGCTGGCCCGAGGCACCGGCGATCACCGAGATCGATCTGACCGCCACGGCCTGCGCAGCGGACACCGACGGGCTCGAAGCGATCTACGCCGGCGCGCTCGCCGCCGTCACCCAGGTGCGCTGGGACGGCCGGGAGATGTGGCTGAGTGGCCCCGACACCGAGACGGGCACCGCCGACACCTCGCTGCACTTCACGCTCGCCACCGAGTGA
- a CDS encoding AMP-binding protein: MNATSGSTSFRIPELTVPEETVSDQLDAAARAFPDRIAVDFLRQTRTFAQLERDVSRAARALLDVGVRRGDRVAIAMPNCTTHVAVFYAVLRLGAIVVEHNPTYTADQMRHQLADSGAHVAVVWEPAAQAAVDAKSGTGLRVVIAVDLTRDLPRSSRAALRLPVRAAREGRRSMRAPVPAGALRWHRLLSHRSLPHNHPGPSPEDVALLQYTGGTTGTPKGAVLTHRNLVTNAVQGELWTSIRPGTEVFYAPLPFFHAFGLTLCMVLAVRTASTMVAFPRFDPAAMVAAQKRRPGTFFPAVPPMIDRFVSAAREAGVGLDSFSFAFSGAMPLAAETAAAWEEATGGYAIEGYGMTETSPVALGNPLTPERRPGTLGLPFPGTEIRVVDAETLTDQPTGERGELLIRGPQVFSGYWNRPEETAHQLLPDGWLRTGDVVVRDESGWVTLVDRIKEMIVSGGFKVYPSQVEDRLREMPGVADVAVVGMPAGDLGEKVVAAIVLDGTVPTLSLAEVKEWAATHLSHYAVPKDMAVVSELPRSLIGKVLRREVREDLAEQVKTLAAQNLQRLADLPRPSMPAMPSLPKLLKRDDGAAPSQEEVPVEGDEQGEGEAREG, encoded by the coding sequence GTGAACGCGACTTCCGGCTCCACCTCGTTCCGCATCCCCGAGCTGACCGTTCCCGAGGAGACGGTCAGCGACCAGCTCGACGCCGCTGCACGAGCCTTCCCCGACCGCATCGCCGTGGACTTCCTGCGCCAGACGCGCACCTTCGCGCAGCTCGAACGGGACGTCTCGCGCGCCGCTCGTGCGCTCCTGGATGTGGGGGTACGGCGCGGTGACCGGGTCGCGATCGCGATGCCGAACTGCACCACGCACGTCGCGGTGTTCTACGCCGTGCTGCGGCTCGGCGCGATCGTGGTGGAGCACAACCCCACCTACACCGCGGACCAGATGCGCCACCAGCTCGCGGACTCCGGTGCGCACGTGGCCGTCGTCTGGGAGCCCGCCGCGCAGGCCGCGGTGGACGCCAAGTCCGGCACGGGTCTTCGGGTGGTCATCGCGGTGGACCTCACCCGCGATCTCCCGCGCAGCTCCCGGGCCGCGCTGCGACTGCCGGTGCGCGCCGCGCGCGAGGGCCGCCGCTCGATGCGCGCCCCCGTCCCCGCCGGTGCGTTGCGCTGGCACCGGCTGCTCTCCCACCGCAGCCTGCCGCACAACCACCCGGGACCCAGCCCCGAGGACGTCGCGCTGCTGCAGTACACCGGTGGCACCACCGGCACCCCCAAGGGCGCGGTGCTGACGCATCGCAACCTCGTCACCAATGCCGTGCAGGGGGAACTGTGGACCTCCATCCGCCCCGGCACCGAGGTCTTCTACGCCCCGCTACCGTTCTTCCACGCGTTCGGGTTGACCCTGTGCATGGTGCTGGCGGTGCGCACCGCCTCCACGATGGTCGCCTTCCCGCGCTTCGACCCAGCCGCCATGGTCGCCGCCCAGAAGCGACGACCCGGCACCTTCTTCCCCGCCGTGCCGCCCATGATCGACCGGTTCGTGAGCGCTGCCCGCGAGGCGGGGGTGGGCCTCGACTCCTTCTCCTTCGCCTTCTCCGGCGCCATGCCCCTGGCCGCCGAGACCGCCGCGGCCTGGGAGGAGGCCACCGGCGGGTACGCGATCGAGGGCTACGGCATGACGGAGACCTCCCCGGTGGCGCTCGGCAATCCCCTCACGCCGGAGCGGCGGCCCGGCACCCTCGGCCTGCCCTTCCCGGGCACCGAGATCCGCGTGGTCGACGCCGAGACCCTCACCGACCAGCCCACCGGCGAGCGCGGCGAACTGCTGATCCGCGGCCCGCAGGTCTTCTCCGGCTACTGGAACCGCCCCGAGGAGACCGCCCACCAGCTGCTGCCGGACGGCTGGCTGCGCACCGGCGACGTCGTGGTGCGCGACGAGTCCGGCTGGGTCACCCTGGTGGACCGCATCAAGGAGATGATCGTCTCCGGCGGTTTCAAGGTGTACCCCTCCCAGGTGGAGGACCGCCTGCGAGAGATGCCTGGGGTGGCGGACGTCGCCGTCGTGGGCATGCCGGCCGGGGACCTGGGGGAGAAGGTGGTGGCTGCGATCGTGCTGGACGGCACCGTGCCCACCCTCTCCCTCGCCGAGGTGAAGGAGTGGGCCGCGACGCACCTCTCACACTACGCGGTCCCCAAGGACATGGCCGTGGTCAGCGAGCTGCCGCGCTCCCTCATCGGTAAGGTCCTGCGCCGCGAGGTCCGGGAGGACCTGGCCGAACAGGTCAAGACCCTCGCCGCGCAGAACCTGCAACGACTGGCGGACCTGCCGCGCCCCAGCATGCCGGCGATGCCCTCGCTGCCGAAGCTCCTGAAGAGGGACGACGGCGCAGCCCCCTCACAGGAGGAGGTCCCCGTGGAGGGGGACGAGCAGGGCGAGGGTGAGGCCCGCGAGGGCTGA
- a CDS encoding carbohydrate ABC transporter permease, with translation MSSYQLQTRAISVGKWVVIALLVIAAVFPFYYMIVMSFVRIEDLLRNPLQLFPDLATITTETYRRVLAPEDEGGFGFSRFMRNSAIVATGATVLTMLLAIPASYAMTRLRFAGRRQVSALFLAVYMFPTIIIAVPIFVGFQVIGLGSSLPGLTIAYIALTVPVCVHMLRSYMQSIPEAIDEAAYMDGANRWQIMTRITVPLTMPTLMSTALFAFMIAWNEFLFALLFLTAKKDLWTVSLGLNLLSDGQEVPKTILMAGSVLLTVPIVALYAIAERYLTEGLTAGASKG, from the coding sequence GTGAGCTCCTACCAGCTGCAGACCCGCGCGATCAGCGTGGGCAAGTGGGTTGTCATCGCGCTCCTGGTGATCGCGGCGGTCTTCCCCTTCTACTACATGATCGTCATGAGCTTCGTGCGGATCGAGGACCTGCTGCGCAACCCGCTGCAACTCTTCCCCGACCTGGCCACGATCACCACCGAGACCTATCGGCGGGTGCTCGCGCCGGAGGACGAGGGCGGCTTCGGCTTCAGCCGATTCATGCGCAACTCGGCGATCGTGGCGACCGGGGCCACCGTCTTGACGATGCTGCTGGCCATTCCGGCCTCCTACGCGATGACCCGGCTGCGGTTCGCAGGCCGCCGGCAGGTCTCCGCGCTGTTCCTCGCGGTGTACATGTTCCCCACGATCATCATCGCGGTACCGATCTTCGTGGGCTTCCAGGTCATCGGGCTGGGCTCCAGCCTCCCGGGGCTGACGATCGCCTACATCGCGCTCACCGTGCCCGTCTGCGTGCACATGCTGCGCTCCTACATGCAGTCCATCCCCGAGGCGATCGACGAGGCGGCCTACATGGACGGCGCGAACCGCTGGCAGATCATGACGCGCATCACCGTGCCGCTGACCATGCCGACCCTGATGTCGACCGCGCTGTTCGCCTTCATGATCGCCTGGAACGAGTTCCTCTTCGCACTGCTGTTCCTCACCGCGAAGAAGGACCTGTGGACGGTCTCCCTCGGGCTGAACCTGCTCTCCGACGGCCAGGAGGTCCCCAAGACCATCCTCATGGCTGGCAGCGTGCTGCTGACCGTGCCTATCGTCGCGCTGTATGCAATCGCGGAGCGGTACCTGACCGAGGGTCTGACCGCCGGGGCCAGCAAGGGGTGA